In Astyanax mexicanus isolate ESR-SI-001 chromosome 5, AstMex3_surface, whole genome shotgun sequence, a single window of DNA contains:
- the inha gene encoding inhibin alpha chain produces MHHLPLFTCTLITLTVLTDLQSQACPEEAVPREVVLDWLRRTILERLGLDGPPEPVPLRSSGERLEREAQHGAPRVSREARVERRQHQETSQVILFPSSDSTCLGLSSSETSSSHFTYYFQPSLDSQESVITSAHFWFYAGETIAGDTNPAPLYILTSHQELLQVANKPVKRSPDGWTTYRLDRHLHAAMADGPFMLQVRCPACRCYSSEEDKTPFMHLHTRPQGPDRSRRAPSVPWSPSAIEKLQRPSSDGPGSDCRREQIEISFQELGWENWIVHPKVFTFHYCHGNCSSPERMTTLLGLNQCCAPVPESMKSLRFTTTTDGGFTFKYETLPNIIPEECNCI; encoded by the exons ATGCATCACCTCCCTCTGTTCACCTGTACTCTGATCACTCTGACCGTGCTCACTGATCTTCAGTCTCAGGCCTGTCCAGAAGAAGCTGTCCCTCGGGAGGTGGTGCTGGACTGGCTGAGGAGGACCATCCTGGAGAGGCTCGGGCTGGACGGGCCACCGGAACCCGTGCCGTTGAGGTCCAGCGGAGAGAGGCTGGAGAGAGAAGCCCAGCATGGAGCTCCACGAGTGAGCAGAGAGGCCAGAGTGGAGCGCAGACAGCATCAGGAGACCTCCCAGGTCATTCTGTTCCCCAGCTCCG ACTCCACCTGTCTGGGCCTCTCCTCCTCAGAAACCTCCTCCAGCCACTTCACCTACTACTTCCAGCCGTCTCTGGACAGCCAGGAGTCCGTCATCACCTCCGCCCACTTCTGGTTCTACGCAGGAGAGACCATCGCTGGGGATACCAACCCAGCCCCGCTCTACATCCTCACCTCTCATCAGGAGCTGCTCCAGGTGGCCAACAAGCCGGTGAAGCGCAGCCCTGATGGATGGACCACCTACAGGCTGGACCGCCACCTCCACGCTGCCATGGCTGATGGGCCGTTCATGCTGCAG GTCCGATGCCCGGCCTGTCGGTGTTACAGCTCAGAGGAGGATAAGACTCCCTTCATGCATCTTCACACCAGGCCTCAGGGTCCTGACCGCTCCCGCCGGGCCCCCAGCGTCCCCTGGTCCCCGTCTGCCATCGAGAAGCTCCAGAGACCCTCGTCTGACGGCCCCGGCTCCGACTGCAGGAGGGAGCAGATCGAGATCTCGTTTCAGGAGCTGGGCTGGGAGAACTGGATCGTGCACCCGAAGGTGTTCACCTTTCACTACTGCCACGGGAACTGCTCCAGCCCCGAGCGCATGACCACCCTGCTGGGGTTAAACCAGTGCTGCGCTCCGGTTCCTGAGAGCATGAAGTCCCTGCGCTTCACCACCACCACTGATGGAGGATTCACCTTCAAATACGAGACCCTGCCCAACATCATCCCAGAGGAGTGCAACTGCATCTGA